A genomic region of Cannabis sativa cultivar Pink pepper isolate KNU-18-1 chromosome 1, ASM2916894v1, whole genome shotgun sequence contains the following coding sequences:
- the LOC115723211 gene encoding starch synthase 3, chloroplastic/amyloplastic isoform X2 has translation MEMALQAHRPLSYRAVFQDRHSLKLRPFLGSFSHGRISHLAQFSSWSEIRPGSGVSYQINASAAGKDFPRRKPKKVSTSKSSSKGFVPKAPAGTRTQRRDPNDDVDEKDSESPTSSELGGPNKKILELKVNSEKHSEVEFPLEKNLDDEKREVSVENGNLVGKEDTGLQQENVAADDDNVADEVTSEEKEMKIIKNNYTEPDKITEADKILKQKAALKLQLEMEADLRNKEIARLAEESFSIGNKLFFYPQVAKPDQDINVYFNRSLSTLNNEADVLIMGAFNDWRWKSFTRRLNKTNLDGDWWSCEIHVPKEAYKIDFVFFNGQSVYDNNDKKDFCIPVEGGMDVYSFDEFLLEEKRRELEKLAQQEAEKERQAEEQRRIEAEKAASEADRQQARKEVEERRESLHQSMKQAVKSVENVWYIEPSDFKSQDLVRLYYNRSSGPLAHAQEIWIHGGHNNWKDGLSIVEKLVRSETKGGEWWYAKVVVPNCAFVLDWVFADGPPQNAKVYDNNHLKDFHAIVPNSISEELYWVEEEYQIYKKLQEERRLREETKRAKAEKTALMKAETKEKTLKRFLLSQKHIVYTDPLDVHAGSVVTVFYNPANTVLNGKPEVWFRCSFNRWTHRMGPLAPQKMSPADNGSHVKVSVKVPLDAYMMDFVFSEREDGGIFDNKNGMDYHLPVFGGIAKEPPMQIVHIAVEMAPIAKVGGLGDVVTSLSRAVQELNHNVDIILPKYDCLNLSNVKDFQFNQSYHWGGTEIKVWFGKVEGLSVYFLEPQNGFFWKGCIYGCNNDAQRFGFFCHAALEFLLQSGSHPDIIHCHDWSSAPVAWLFKEHYVHYGLSNARVVFTIHNLEFGAHAIAKAMAHSDKATTVSPTYSKEIAGNPAIAPNLYKFHGILNGIDPDIWDPYNDKFLPLSYTSENVVEGKRAAKHALQQKLGLETADLPIVGIITRLTHQKGIHLIKHAIGRTLERNGQVVLLGSAPDPRIQNDFVNLANHLHSTHARRARLCLTYDEPLSHLIYAGADFILVPSIFEPCGLTQLTAMRYGSIAVVRKTGGLYDTVFDVDHDKERAQAQGLEPNGFSFDGADTAGVDYALDRAITAWYDKREWFNSLCKTVMEQDWSWNRPALDYMELYHAARKIT, from the exons ATGGAGATGGCGTTGCAAGCACATAGGCCATTGAGTTACAGAGCAGTGTTTCAAGATAGACACAGTTTAAAGCTCAGACCTTTTCTTGGGTCTTTTAGCCATGGGAGAATTTCCCACCTTGCACAG TTTTCTTCATGGTCCGAAATACGACCTGGGAGTGGGGTTTCCTATCAAATCAATGCCAGTGCAGCCGGTAAAG ATTTTCCTAGGAGGAAACCGAAAAAAGTGTCAACTTCCAAGTCTTCTTCAAAGGGATTTGTTCCAAAAGCACCTGCAGGGACAAGAACCCAAAGGAGGGACCCAAACGATGATGTGGATGAAAAAGATTCAGAGTCCCCAACATCCAGTGAACTTGGTGGACCCAACAAGAAAATTCTTGAATTAAAAGTTAATTCTGAGAAACATTCGGAAGTTGAATTTCCTCTAGAGAAGAATCTTGATGATGAAAAAAGGGAAGTGTCAGTTGAAAATGGGAATCTAGTTGGTAAGGAAGACACAGGATTACAACAGGAAAATGTGGCTGCTGATGATGATAATGTGGCTGATGAAGTAACTtctgaagaaaaagaaatgaaGATCATTAAGAATAACTACACAGAACCAGATAAGATCACCGAGGCTGATAAAATATTAAAGCAGAAGGCTGCCTTAAAGCTTCAGTTGGAGATGGAAGCAGATTTACGTAACAAGGAGATAGCAAGGCTTGCTGAGGAAAGCTTCTCAATAGGAAACAAGCTATTTTTTTACCCTCAGGTGGCGAAACCCGATCAAGATATAAATGTGTATTTCAATAGGAGTCTCTCTACACTGAACAATGAGGCAGATGTGCTGATCATGGGTGCTTTTAATGATTGGCGATGGAAATCTTTCACTAGGAGGTTAAACAAAACAAATCTCGATGGGGATTGGTGGTCTTGCGAGATTCATGTTCCTAAAGAAGCATATAAGATTGACTTTGTTTTCTTCAATGGGCAAAGTGTGTATGACAATAATGATAAGAAAGATTTCTGCATACCTGTGGAAGGTGGAATGGATGTATACTCTTTTGATGAGTTTTTACTTGAGGAGAAACGTAGGGAACTAGAGAAACTTGCTCAACAGGAAGCTGAGAAAGAAAGACAAGCAGAAGAGCAAAGACGAATAGAGGCTGAGAAGGCAGCTAGTGAAGCTGATAGACAACAGGCAAGGAAAGAGGTTGAGGAGCGAAGAGAATCACTACATCAGTCGATGAAACAGGCTGTAAAGTCCGTTGAGAATGTTTGGTACATAGAACCAAGTGACTTTAAAAGTCAGGACTTGGTGAGGCTGTATTATAATAGAAGCTCAGGTCCACTTGCCCATGCCCAAGAAATCTGGATACATGGGGGACACAATAATTGGAAGGACGGATTGTCCATTGTTGAAAAGCTTGTTAGGTCTGAGACAAAGGGTGGTGAGTGGTGGTATGCTAAAG TTGTTGTGCCTAATTGTGCTTTTGTCTTGGACTGGGTATTTGCTGATGGACCGCCTCAGAATGCTAAAGTTTACGATAACAACCATCTTAAAGATTTTCATGCTATAGTTCCAAATTCCATATCTGAGGAACTATATTGGGTTGAGGAGGAATATCAAATATATAAGAAGCTCCAGGAAGAGAGGAGACTAAGGGAGGAAACTAAACGTGCCAAG GCTGAAAAAACTGCACTTATGAAAGCTGAAACAAAGGAAAAAACTTTGAAAAGGTTTTTGCTGTCTCAAAAGCATATAGTTTATACTGACCCTCTTGATGTTCATGCTGGTAGTGTGGTGACAGTTTTTTATAATCCAGCCAACACGGTTTTGAATGGAAAGCCAGAAGTTTGGTTTAGATGTTCTTTTAACCGTTGGACACACCGCATGGGTCCCTTGGCTCCACAGAAAATGTCACCAGCAGACAATGGATCTCATGTAAAAGTTAGTG TTAAGGTTCCGTTGGATGCATACATGATGGACTTTGTCTTCTCAGAGAGGGAAGATGGTGGAATCTTTGACAATAAAAATGGCATGGATTACCACCTTCCTGTATTTGGGGGAATTGCAAAGGAGCCACCAATGCAAATTGTGCATATTGCTGTAGAAATGGCCCCTATTGCAAAA GTTGGAGGCCTTGGTGATGTGGTTACTAGTCTTTCCCGGGCTGTCCAAGAACTGAACCACAATGTGGACATCATCCTTCCAAAGTATGACTGTTTGAACCTCAGCAAT GTGAAGGATTTCCAGTTTAACCAAAGCTACCATTGGGGCGGGACTGAAATAAAAGTTTGGTTTGGGAAAGTGGAAGGGCTTTCAGTCTACTTTCTGGAACCCCAAAATGG ATTCTTTTGGAAAGGCTGCATATATGGCTGTAACAATGATGCTCAGAGATTTGGTTTCTTTTGCCATGCAGCTCTTGAATTTCTACTCCAAAGTGGATCTCATCCG GATATTATTCATTGCCATGATTGGTCTAGCGCACCCGTTGCATGGTTATTTAAGGAACATTATGTGCATTATGGTCTTAGCAATGCGCGAGTTGTTTTCACAATCCATAACCTTGAGTTTGGGGCACATGCTATTGCAAAAGCTATGGCACACTCAGACAAAGCTACAACT GTATCTCCCACTTATTCAAAGGAGATAGCAGGAAATCCTGCAATTGCTCCTAACCTCTACAAGTTCCACGGCATACTAAATGGAATTGACCCAGATATATGGGATCCATATAATGACAAGTTCCTTCCG CTATCGTACACATCCGAAAATGTTGTTGAAGGCAAAAGAGCTGCCAAGCATGCGTTGCAACAAAAGCTTGGTCTTGAAACAGCTGATCTCCCTATAGTAGGAATCATTACTCGATTAACACATCAGAAAGGAATCCATCTCATTAAACATGCCATTGGGCGTACCTTGGAGCGCAATGGACAG GTTGTTCTCCTTGGTTCAGCTCCAGATCCTAGAATCCAGAATGATTTTGTAAATTTGGCCAATCACTTGCACTCTACTCATGCTCGTCGCGCTCGTCTTTGTTTGACTTATGATGAACCTCTATCACATTTG ATATATGCTGGTGCTGACTTTATTTTAGTTCCCTCAATATTTGAGCCATGTGGTTTGACCCAACTTACTGCTATGAGATATGGTTCAATTGCTGTTGTTCGAAAAACTGGAG GACTTTACGATACTGTATTCGATGTTGACCATGACAAAGAGAGAGCACAAGCACAGGGTCTAGAACCGAATGGATTTAGTTTCGACGGAGCTGATACTGCTGGTGTTGACTATGCTCTTGACAG AGCAATCACAGCATGGTACGACAAGCGGGAGTGGTTCAACTCGTTATGCAAGACAGTGATGGAGCAAGACTGGTCTTGGAACCGGCCGGCTCTTGATTATATGGAGCTCTATCATGCAGCACGCAAAATCACTTGA
- the LOC115723211 gene encoding starch synthase 3, chloroplastic/amyloplastic isoform X1: MEMALQAHRPLSYRAVFQDRHSLKLRPFLGSFSHGRISHLAQFSSWSEIRPGSGVSYQINASAAGKDFPRRKPKKVSTSKSSSKGFVPKAPAGTRTQRRDPNDDVDEKDSESPTSSELGGPNKKILELKVNSEKHSEVEFPLEKNLDDEKREVSVENGNLVGKEDTGLQQENVAADDDNVADEVTSEEKEMKIIKNNYTEPDKITEADKILKQKAALKLQLEMEADLRNKEIARLAEESFSIGNKLFFYPQVAKPDQDINVYFNRSLSTLNNEADVLIMGAFNDWRWKSFTRRLNKTNLDGDWWSCEIHVPKEAYKIDFVFFNGQSVYDNNDKKDFCIPVEGGMDVYSFDEFLLEEKRRELEKLAQQEAEKERQAEEQRRIEAEKAASEADRQQARKEVEERRESLHQSMKQAVKSVENVWYIEPSDFKSQDLVRLYYNRSSGPLAHAQEIWIHGGHNNWKDGLSIVEKLVRSETKGGEWWYAKVVVPNCAFVLDWVFADGPPQNAKVYDNNHLKDFHAIVPNSISEELYWVEEEYQIYKKLQEERRLREETKRAKNFPHFKEKFVVFNFAPMALAILHSDYEFTLKIFSKITLLRFSLFIICFFLSLLSQAEKTALMKAETKEKTLKRFLLSQKHIVYTDPLDVHAGSVVTVFYNPANTVLNGKPEVWFRCSFNRWTHRMGPLAPQKMSPADNGSHVKVSVKVPLDAYMMDFVFSEREDGGIFDNKNGMDYHLPVFGGIAKEPPMQIVHIAVEMAPIAKVGGLGDVVTSLSRAVQELNHNVDIILPKYDCLNLSNVKDFQFNQSYHWGGTEIKVWFGKVEGLSVYFLEPQNGFFWKGCIYGCNNDAQRFGFFCHAALEFLLQSGSHPDIIHCHDWSSAPVAWLFKEHYVHYGLSNARVVFTIHNLEFGAHAIAKAMAHSDKATTVSPTYSKEIAGNPAIAPNLYKFHGILNGIDPDIWDPYNDKFLPLSYTSENVVEGKRAAKHALQQKLGLETADLPIVGIITRLTHQKGIHLIKHAIGRTLERNGQVVLLGSAPDPRIQNDFVNLANHLHSTHARRARLCLTYDEPLSHLIYAGADFILVPSIFEPCGLTQLTAMRYGSIAVVRKTGGLYDTVFDVDHDKERAQAQGLEPNGFSFDGADTAGVDYALDRAITAWYDKREWFNSLCKTVMEQDWSWNRPALDYMELYHAARKIT, from the exons ATGGAGATGGCGTTGCAAGCACATAGGCCATTGAGTTACAGAGCAGTGTTTCAAGATAGACACAGTTTAAAGCTCAGACCTTTTCTTGGGTCTTTTAGCCATGGGAGAATTTCCCACCTTGCACAG TTTTCTTCATGGTCCGAAATACGACCTGGGAGTGGGGTTTCCTATCAAATCAATGCCAGTGCAGCCGGTAAAG ATTTTCCTAGGAGGAAACCGAAAAAAGTGTCAACTTCCAAGTCTTCTTCAAAGGGATTTGTTCCAAAAGCACCTGCAGGGACAAGAACCCAAAGGAGGGACCCAAACGATGATGTGGATGAAAAAGATTCAGAGTCCCCAACATCCAGTGAACTTGGTGGACCCAACAAGAAAATTCTTGAATTAAAAGTTAATTCTGAGAAACATTCGGAAGTTGAATTTCCTCTAGAGAAGAATCTTGATGATGAAAAAAGGGAAGTGTCAGTTGAAAATGGGAATCTAGTTGGTAAGGAAGACACAGGATTACAACAGGAAAATGTGGCTGCTGATGATGATAATGTGGCTGATGAAGTAACTtctgaagaaaaagaaatgaaGATCATTAAGAATAACTACACAGAACCAGATAAGATCACCGAGGCTGATAAAATATTAAAGCAGAAGGCTGCCTTAAAGCTTCAGTTGGAGATGGAAGCAGATTTACGTAACAAGGAGATAGCAAGGCTTGCTGAGGAAAGCTTCTCAATAGGAAACAAGCTATTTTTTTACCCTCAGGTGGCGAAACCCGATCAAGATATAAATGTGTATTTCAATAGGAGTCTCTCTACACTGAACAATGAGGCAGATGTGCTGATCATGGGTGCTTTTAATGATTGGCGATGGAAATCTTTCACTAGGAGGTTAAACAAAACAAATCTCGATGGGGATTGGTGGTCTTGCGAGATTCATGTTCCTAAAGAAGCATATAAGATTGACTTTGTTTTCTTCAATGGGCAAAGTGTGTATGACAATAATGATAAGAAAGATTTCTGCATACCTGTGGAAGGTGGAATGGATGTATACTCTTTTGATGAGTTTTTACTTGAGGAGAAACGTAGGGAACTAGAGAAACTTGCTCAACAGGAAGCTGAGAAAGAAAGACAAGCAGAAGAGCAAAGACGAATAGAGGCTGAGAAGGCAGCTAGTGAAGCTGATAGACAACAGGCAAGGAAAGAGGTTGAGGAGCGAAGAGAATCACTACATCAGTCGATGAAACAGGCTGTAAAGTCCGTTGAGAATGTTTGGTACATAGAACCAAGTGACTTTAAAAGTCAGGACTTGGTGAGGCTGTATTATAATAGAAGCTCAGGTCCACTTGCCCATGCCCAAGAAATCTGGATACATGGGGGACACAATAATTGGAAGGACGGATTGTCCATTGTTGAAAAGCTTGTTAGGTCTGAGACAAAGGGTGGTGAGTGGTGGTATGCTAAAG TTGTTGTGCCTAATTGTGCTTTTGTCTTGGACTGGGTATTTGCTGATGGACCGCCTCAGAATGCTAAAGTTTACGATAACAACCATCTTAAAGATTTTCATGCTATAGTTCCAAATTCCATATCTGAGGAACTATATTGGGTTGAGGAGGAATATCAAATATATAAGAAGCTCCAGGAAGAGAGGAGACTAAGGGAGGAAACTAAACGTGCCAAG AACTTTCCTCATTTCAAGGAAAAATTTGTTGTCTTTAACTTTGCGCCAATGGCACTTGCGATTCTTCATTCAGATTATGAATTTACACTGAAGATATTCAGTAAGATCACATTGTTAAGATTCTcattatttataatttgtttCTTTCTTTCGCTATTGTCACAGGCTGAAAAAACTGCACTTATGAAAGCTGAAACAAAGGAAAAAACTTTGAAAAGGTTTTTGCTGTCTCAAAAGCATATAGTTTATACTGACCCTCTTGATGTTCATGCTGGTAGTGTGGTGACAGTTTTTTATAATCCAGCCAACACGGTTTTGAATGGAAAGCCAGAAGTTTGGTTTAGATGTTCTTTTAACCGTTGGACACACCGCATGGGTCCCTTGGCTCCACAGAAAATGTCACCAGCAGACAATGGATCTCATGTAAAAGTTAGTG TTAAGGTTCCGTTGGATGCATACATGATGGACTTTGTCTTCTCAGAGAGGGAAGATGGTGGAATCTTTGACAATAAAAATGGCATGGATTACCACCTTCCTGTATTTGGGGGAATTGCAAAGGAGCCACCAATGCAAATTGTGCATATTGCTGTAGAAATGGCCCCTATTGCAAAA GTTGGAGGCCTTGGTGATGTGGTTACTAGTCTTTCCCGGGCTGTCCAAGAACTGAACCACAATGTGGACATCATCCTTCCAAAGTATGACTGTTTGAACCTCAGCAAT GTGAAGGATTTCCAGTTTAACCAAAGCTACCATTGGGGCGGGACTGAAATAAAAGTTTGGTTTGGGAAAGTGGAAGGGCTTTCAGTCTACTTTCTGGAACCCCAAAATGG ATTCTTTTGGAAAGGCTGCATATATGGCTGTAACAATGATGCTCAGAGATTTGGTTTCTTTTGCCATGCAGCTCTTGAATTTCTACTCCAAAGTGGATCTCATCCG GATATTATTCATTGCCATGATTGGTCTAGCGCACCCGTTGCATGGTTATTTAAGGAACATTATGTGCATTATGGTCTTAGCAATGCGCGAGTTGTTTTCACAATCCATAACCTTGAGTTTGGGGCACATGCTATTGCAAAAGCTATGGCACACTCAGACAAAGCTACAACT GTATCTCCCACTTATTCAAAGGAGATAGCAGGAAATCCTGCAATTGCTCCTAACCTCTACAAGTTCCACGGCATACTAAATGGAATTGACCCAGATATATGGGATCCATATAATGACAAGTTCCTTCCG CTATCGTACACATCCGAAAATGTTGTTGAAGGCAAAAGAGCTGCCAAGCATGCGTTGCAACAAAAGCTTGGTCTTGAAACAGCTGATCTCCCTATAGTAGGAATCATTACTCGATTAACACATCAGAAAGGAATCCATCTCATTAAACATGCCATTGGGCGTACCTTGGAGCGCAATGGACAG GTTGTTCTCCTTGGTTCAGCTCCAGATCCTAGAATCCAGAATGATTTTGTAAATTTGGCCAATCACTTGCACTCTACTCATGCTCGTCGCGCTCGTCTTTGTTTGACTTATGATGAACCTCTATCACATTTG ATATATGCTGGTGCTGACTTTATTTTAGTTCCCTCAATATTTGAGCCATGTGGTTTGACCCAACTTACTGCTATGAGATATGGTTCAATTGCTGTTGTTCGAAAAACTGGAG GACTTTACGATACTGTATTCGATGTTGACCATGACAAAGAGAGAGCACAAGCACAGGGTCTAGAACCGAATGGATTTAGTTTCGACGGAGCTGATACTGCTGGTGTTGACTATGCTCTTGACAG AGCAATCACAGCATGGTACGACAAGCGGGAGTGGTTCAACTCGTTATGCAAGACAGTGATGGAGCAAGACTGGTCTTGGAACCGGCCGGCTCTTGATTATATGGAGCTCTATCATGCAGCACGCAAAATCACTTGA
- the LOC115704620 gene encoding ATP synthase gamma chain, chloroplastic has product MSCSNLTMWVSSKPSLSEASTLSSRSFITPFQLPSQSSSPTPNPSSRSSSVTPIHCNLRELRDRIGSVKNTQKITEAMKLVAAAKVRRAQEAVVNGRPFSETLVEVLYNINEQLQTDDVESPLTKVRPVKKVALVVVTGDRGLCGGFNNFLIKKAEARIAELKSLGLSYTVISVGKKGNSYFLRRPYIPVDKFLEGGNLPTAKEAQAIADDVFSLFVSEEVDKVELLYTKFVSLVKSNPVIHTLLPLSPKGEICDINGVCVDAAEDEFFRLTTKEGKLTVERDSVRTETLDFSPILQFEQDPVQILDALLPLYLNSQILRALQESLASELAARMSAMSSATDNASELKKNLSMVYNRKRQAKITGEILEIVAGANALS; this is encoded by the coding sequence ATGTCTTGCTCAAATCTAACAATGTGGGTCTCATCAAAACCTTCCCTTTCCGAAGCTTCAACCCTTTCCTCTCGCTCTTTCATCACCCCTTTTCAGCTTCCCTCTCAATCTTCTTCCCCAACCCCAAACCCTTCCTCCAGATCATCCTCAGTCACTCCCATCCACTGTAACCTCCGTGAGCTTCGTGACCGTATTGGGTCTGTCAAAAATACCCAGAAAATCACTGAAGCCATGAAGCTCGTCGCAGCCGCTAAAGTCCGAAGAGCTCAAGAAGCCGTCGTTAATGGCAGACCCTTCTCTGAAACTCTGGTTGAAGTTCTCTACAACATTAACGAGCAACTCCAAACAGACGATGTAGAATCCCCTCTTACTAAAGTAAGACCTGTTAAGAAAGTTGCTCTTGTGGTTGTGACTGGAGACAGAGGACTCTGTGGTGGTTTCAACAATTTCCTCATCAAGAAAGCCGAGGCCAGAATCGCCGAATTGAAGAGTCTTGGATTGAGTTACACAGTCATTAGCGTTGGTAAAAAGGGTAACTCTTACTTTCTTCGAAGGCCTTATATTCCAGTAGATAAATTTCTCGAAGGGGGTAATCTTCCAACAGCCAAAGAAGCTCAAGCCATAGCCGATGATGTGTTTTCTCTCTTTGTTAGTGAAGAAGTTGACAAAGTTGAGCTTTTGTACACAAAGTTTGTATCTTTAGTCAAATCCAACCCTGTAATCCACACTCTTCTTCCTCTCTCACCAAAAGGAGAGATTTGTGACATTAATGGAGTCTGTGTTGATGCAGCTGAGGATGAGTTCTTCAGGTTAACAACAAAAGAAGGGAAATTGACTGTTGAAAGAGATTCAGTTAGGACTGAGACATTAGATTTCTCACCAATCTTGCAGTTTGAGCAAGACCCAGTTCAGATTCTTGATGCCTTATTGCCTTTATATCTCAACAGTCAGATTCTAAGAGCTCTACAGGAGTCTTTGGCGAGTGAACTAGCTGCAAGGATGAGCGCCATGAGCAGTGCCACTGATAATGCATCTGAGCTTAAGAAAAATCTTTCTATGGTTTACAACAGGAAACGTCAAGCCAAAATCACAGGAGAGATTTTGGAGATTGTTGCTGGTGCCAATGCCTTGTCTTGA